The region CATACCACGAGTCGCTTGGTAGGGAGTCCGAGAATGTGTTGCTAACGTGGGAAACCGAATCACAACTATGATCGGAGTTGTTCTCACCACTATACTCGCTAGTCATGTTACCTATCACAATAAAAcacaattatatgacaataattggcaattatatgacaataaaaCATAACAAAAAAGAAAGCAATGTTAAACACTTAAAATTGAAATCCATTTAAAGATTACAACATTCGGTTACAAAATGGTACACCACTAATTATATTGCGATTCTTGAACATTTTTAAGATCTTCTAGTCTACTAGCACACTTCCTTTTATCATGGTCTTCCATTTGACAATAAGTGCACCTTCTTGGCGGCTTCTCCTTTTTACCAATTGATTCTATTGGACTTTTGAAACGAACGTCCTTCTTCCTCCCTTTAGTTTGGGACATAATAGGGTCAAGAATTGTTTCTTCATGAGCACTTGCATTTGGAGCTTGCGAATTGCTTTCGTAAGATTTAATTCCATCAACGCTCATTTTTTTGAGAATTGGTATTTCTCGATTCATCACTCCAACGGCATAATCATACCGTTCCTTGGATGCAATGCTACTTTGACAAAAATTCATGGTTAACATTGTCATGCTATTAAATCGATCGGTTGAGTTCATCTCATGACTTTGTCCAACATCCAAATTGTAAGGCAACACACCGTCAACTCTATTGGCATGCATTGTCCACCTCCGGTTTATGTAATACGGGGGAATTTCCGAAACCCGTTTCTTAGTGAAGACCGCCAATAGGTCTACAAGGTAGCCCCGAATGTTCAAGCATTCTACACGTACACATTCCCAAAGAGCTTGCTTTCTCGAATGCCACAAAATAAACATTTCTTCTCGTAGGCTCGGACATGGGCCTATAACAACTATAGTACGTATAAACATCCCCCATTCTCTCCCCTTCTTCACTAGCTCGTCGGTCTTTTTCAACAAAGTATTTTGAAGACTCGACCAATTCATCTTGAAATCTTCTAAACATTTCCTTAGTGTAGATACAAGAAGCATGATACTCCAATGTGGTATGCAATTTCATGGGACGTTTTAGATTAATGGTGACATAATCTTCTTCCTTCTCCCTCATGAATTGCCTTGCCAATGCTTTTTGGGCATTTTCAATGAATTCCTTCAAACCCGTTGCCGAACTCACATACTTATCAAAGAAAGAATTCATCCCCTCACTCCTCGATGTACTATTTTGAAACGCCGAAAATTTGTTTCTAGTATATGCAGGAATCCACTTGTGCTTCAACTCATATAACCCCTTTAACCATTTATGATCTTGCAAGTGATACTTTTCCACAAACGACGCCCATCTAGCTTCAAAAACACATTCGGTGAGAGATTTATAAATGCAATTATTGAAGTCCGTCTTGAATTCCGGAAAAGCCGAATAATAATGAGCTAATTTCTCCGGGAATTTTTGACTAATGTGCCAAGAACACAATAAATGGGTAGTATTCGGGAGTACAACCGCAATAGCGCTTGCCATGGCTTGATCTTGATCCATGATTATAGTCAATGGAGGATTATTCCCCAGACCTTCAAGCCAAGTA is a window of Apium graveolens cultivar Ventura chromosome 11, ASM990537v1, whole genome shotgun sequence DNA encoding:
- the LOC141695622 gene encoding protein FAR1-RELATED SEQUENCE 5-like, with the protein product MNVIGNIHGGNDKVGFNVQHVRNVLRDERMKRFEISDAQVGLDLLHRLNEESGSKYFIRTEVDEENRLKCLVWIDPRCIMAYQNFGDVMAFDTTYRTNRYAMPFIPFTGVNHHYQSVIFGFALMRDEHASTFEWILRTWLEGLGNNPPLTIIMDQDQAMASAIAVVLPNTTHLLCSWHISQKFPEKLAHYYSAFPEFKTDFNNCIYKSLTECVFEARWASFVEKYHLQDHKWLKGLYELKHKWIPAYTRNKFSAFQNSTSRSEGMNSFFDKYVSSATGLKEFIENAQKALARQFMREKEEDYVTINLKRPMKLHTTLEYHASCIYTKEMFRRFQDELVESSKYFVEKDRRASEEGERMGDVYTYYSCYRPMSEPTRRNVYFVAFEKASSLGMCTCRMLEHSGLPCRPIGGLH